From Paraburkholderia sabiae, a single genomic window includes:
- a CDS encoding cupin domain-containing protein has product MPRIDIADVPEIPGTGYPPPFDAPCAARIRQRLGNAGGLADFGVNLMRLPPGNWSSQRHWHSAEDEFVYVLEGELVLIEDEGETVLRAGDCAAFPKNSGNGHHMINRSNAMAVYLEVGSRSPADVITCADIDMMSPSSDGRFLHKDGKPYSGA; this is encoded by the coding sequence ATGCCCAGAATCGATATTGCCGACGTCCCCGAAATCCCAGGCACGGGTTATCCGCCGCCATTCGACGCCCCGTGCGCCGCGCGCATACGCCAGCGGCTCGGCAATGCGGGCGGGCTCGCCGATTTCGGCGTGAACCTGATGCGCCTGCCGCCGGGTAACTGGTCAAGCCAGCGCCATTGGCATTCGGCCGAAGACGAATTCGTCTACGTGCTCGAAGGCGAACTGGTGCTGATCGAAGACGAGGGCGAGACAGTGCTGCGCGCGGGCGACTGCGCGGCCTTTCCGAAGAACTCCGGCAACGGGCATCACATGATCAACCGGTCGAATGCGATGGCCGTCTATCTCGAAGTCGGCTCGCGTTCGCCCGCGGATGTGATCACTTGCGCGGACATCGACATGATGAGCCCGAGCAGCGACGGCCGGTTCTTGCACAAGGACGGCAAGCCGTATTCCGGCGCATGA
- a CDS encoding helix-turn-helix domain-containing protein, whose translation MFVENNLQWIPHKHFSATSSTQRIAFVLTDACDLLGIGAIAEALECACSLETNSAARKYELQFLSESGGHIKCDRSLFVSTDELPTGSETRYARVFIAGGVNARATCDAPPLAAWLQRVRAHGTPVRFLAAGVDTSNMGAVMGSDNGAGVASGYEQARRRRAQLGSAVKAAFEVIRADFGEPIAHEALRRTAFVDSSEWLSPSVDATNTAVDRIRAAARWLQENCHRSVSVADAAEACAMSQRTLLRNFQTHIGASPSEYLQRVRLERACQLLAETSLPADKVARRVGLSNGDRLGKLFRRCVGKSPTEYRAWTRGTPETEAVEQGSDSSANVLEPEFAHDAYDEEKAAIA comes from the coding sequence ATGTTCGTCGAGAATAACTTGCAATGGATACCACACAAGCATTTCAGCGCGACTTCGTCTACACAACGAATCGCTTTCGTTCTTACCGACGCATGTGATCTGCTCGGAATCGGCGCGATCGCCGAAGCGCTCGAATGCGCATGCTCGCTCGAAACGAACTCGGCGGCGCGAAAGTACGAACTGCAGTTTCTGTCGGAAAGCGGTGGACACATCAAATGCGATCGATCGCTGTTCGTCTCGACGGACGAGTTGCCGACGGGCAGCGAGACACGCTACGCGCGCGTGTTTATCGCGGGCGGCGTGAATGCGCGAGCAACGTGCGATGCGCCGCCTCTTGCCGCGTGGCTGCAGCGCGTGCGCGCGCATGGCACACCCGTCAGGTTCCTCGCGGCAGGCGTCGATACATCGAATATGGGCGCCGTGATGGGGTCGGACAACGGTGCGGGTGTGGCGAGCGGATATGAGCAGGCGCGCAGGAGAAGGGCGCAGCTGGGCAGCGCAGTCAAAGCGGCATTCGAAGTGATCCGCGCGGATTTCGGCGAACCGATTGCACACGAGGCATTGCGCCGTACCGCATTCGTCGATTCGAGCGAATGGCTTTCCCCTTCTGTCGACGCGACCAATACGGCGGTGGACAGAATCCGCGCGGCGGCTCGCTGGCTTCAGGAGAACTGTCATCGCTCGGTCAGCGTTGCCGATGCTGCGGAAGCGTGTGCGATGAGCCAGCGCACGCTGCTTCGCAACTTCCAGACGCATATCGGCGCGTCGCCTTCCGAGTATTTGCAGCGGGTTCGCCTCGAGCGCGCGTGTCAGTTGCTGGCAGAGACGTCACTGCCCGCCGACAAGGTCGCGCGGCGCGTGGGACTGAGCAACGGCGACCGCCTGGGGAAGCTGTTTCGACGGTGCGTCGGCAAGTCGCCAACCGAATACCGTGCATGGACGCGAGGCACGCCGGAAACAGAAGCGGTGGAGCAAGGCAGCGATTCGAGCGCCAATGTCCTTGAGCCGGAATTCGCACACGACGCCTACGACGAGGAAAAAGCCGCAATCGCGTAA
- a CDS encoding NAD(P)/FAD-dependent oxidoreductase, translated as MTTASNTQPASPISTDVLIIGAGPVGLFAAFEAGVIGLSSVIVDNIERVGGQCIELYPDKPIYDIPAIPSCTARELVDRLLEQCRPFEPPLHLGHRVETVERQDSGRWLARTDKGLTFDAASILIAAGNGSFVPQRLQLDDAAPLEGRHVHYSVRSLDDFAGKKVVVAGGGDSALDWTLALLSVAERVTLVHRRNGFSATDSSVANMRRAVEAGEMDFAVGTITNLNAPGGRLESIDIRQAEGSVQHAADHLLVLFGLVADLGPIANWGIEVQGGRITVDTSNYESSCPGIFAAGDIAGYPNKQKLILSGFHEASLALRKAYSYAFPEKKRVHIHSSYDAKLAERVAASHA; from the coding sequence ATGACAACCGCGTCAAACACTCAGCCCGCTTCACCGATCAGCACCGACGTGCTGATCATCGGCGCGGGGCCCGTGGGTCTGTTCGCCGCGTTCGAAGCCGGTGTAATCGGGCTTTCGAGCGTAATCGTCGACAACATCGAGCGCGTGGGCGGCCAGTGCATCGAGCTGTATCCGGACAAGCCGATCTACGACATTCCGGCGATTCCCTCCTGCACCGCGCGCGAACTGGTCGACCGGCTGCTCGAACAATGCCGGCCGTTCGAACCGCCGCTGCATCTCGGCCATCGCGTGGAAACGGTTGAGCGGCAGGACAGCGGGCGCTGGCTCGCGCGCACGGACAAAGGCCTGACATTCGACGCCGCGTCCATTCTGATCGCGGCGGGCAACGGCTCGTTTGTTCCGCAACGCTTGCAGCTCGACGACGCAGCGCCGCTCGAAGGCCGTCATGTGCACTACAGCGTGCGCAGTCTCGACGACTTCGCCGGCAAGAAAGTGGTGGTGGCGGGCGGCGGCGACTCCGCACTCGACTGGACATTGGCGCTGCTCAGCGTCGCAGAGCGCGTCACGCTCGTACATCGGCGCAACGGCTTCAGCGCGACGGATTCGAGCGTCGCGAACATGCGCCGCGCCGTCGAAGCGGGCGAAATGGACTTCGCGGTCGGCACGATCACGAACCTGAACGCACCGGGCGGACGGCTCGAATCGATCGACATTCGCCAGGCCGAAGGCTCCGTGCAGCATGCCGCCGATCATCTGCTCGTGCTGTTCGGTCTCGTCGCCGATCTCGGTCCGATTGCGAACTGGGGCATCGAAGTGCAAGGCGGACGCATCACCGTCGACACGTCGAACTACGAGAGTTCGTGTCCCGGCATCTTCGCGGCAGGCGATATCGCGGGCTATCCGAACAAGCAGAAGCTGATTCTGTCGGGATTTCACGAGGCTTCGCTCGCGCTTCGTAAAGCGTACAGCTACGCATTTCCCGAGAAGAAGCGCGTGCATATCCATTCGAGCTACGACGCGAAACTTGCGGAACGCGTCGCCGCGTCGCACGCTTGA
- a CDS encoding polysaccharide biosynthesis tyrosine autokinase, producing MIPVDYYPSNSLPVAPEVERGQLTGREMLNLMRDHIWEIVAATVVVFLLAVAYQLIATPIYSADVLVRVDPPEANALGLALQNQEQLPPPAPSPSTEMGVMRSRAVLDPVIDKYRFDISVKPRRIPILGDIADKFATPGEPNGAWLGLKSFAWGGEVVKFGYLNVPQNLEEEKLSLVALGNGAYELLGPSGEFLVKGTVGKPVESNGISVMINQLAARPDTRFEVTRWNQVDATKRFMDVVKITDKVKDSGLIQIEYADKSPSKAAEVANALGQQYLASAIAGRQANDTQTLTFIKGELPRLLADLRKSEEALKTFRAKANSMQPTAEAQSYLQGGLDLDKQIASLELQRTQLLDKYAPGSRWIQSIDAQLAQLKKTKSDFDGRFQGMPASERESVDLIRSQKVAETVYMGMVQKAEQLTVRRASTTGGAHILDSAVRPHRPVKPDPLIVLPGGFVLGLVSGVFLVFMRRHVLVGVTDPRYVERRLSVPVIGEVLFSHQQSLLDRSLPASARKPLQGAPARNVVPVQRGVDGGEAAADEKIDPSFGYSGNKILAERFPHDSSVEALRAVRTAMARDLAHTRNNIVMVTGPTTSAGKSFVAANLATLHAEAGARVALVDGDMRRGHLAAFFSQSNRGGLSEVLAERMPLRDALRHVGIEGVTFMSCGARPENPAALLTRPRFREVLQRLSNHFDMVIVDTPPFLAVTDASIIANEAGASLLVLRSGMQSEEEIADTVKKIERAGGRVAGAVFNGIPLRRSTKNYGYATNYASDFGDVETTA from the coding sequence ATGATTCCCGTGGATTATTACCCCTCGAACTCGCTTCCTGTTGCCCCTGAGGTTGAGCGCGGGCAGCTCACCGGTCGAGAGATGCTCAACCTGATGCGGGACCACATCTGGGAGATCGTCGCGGCGACTGTCGTGGTGTTCCTGCTTGCGGTCGCGTATCAACTCATCGCCACGCCGATCTATTCGGCCGATGTGCTCGTGCGCGTCGATCCACCCGAAGCCAATGCACTCGGCCTCGCGCTTCAGAACCAGGAGCAGCTGCCGCCGCCCGCGCCGTCACCGAGTACGGAAATGGGCGTCATGCGCAGCCGTGCGGTGCTCGATCCCGTGATCGACAAGTACCGCTTCGACATCTCCGTGAAGCCGCGCCGCATTCCGATCCTCGGCGATATCGCGGACAAGTTCGCGACGCCGGGTGAACCGAATGGCGCATGGCTGGGCCTCAAGTCGTTTGCATGGGGTGGCGAGGTCGTGAAGTTCGGCTATCTCAACGTCCCGCAGAATCTCGAGGAAGAGAAGCTGAGTCTCGTCGCGCTCGGCAACGGCGCATACGAACTGCTCGGCCCGTCCGGCGAATTTCTCGTCAAGGGCACGGTGGGCAAGCCTGTCGAAAGCAACGGCATTTCGGTGATGATCAATCAGCTTGCCGCTCGCCCGGATACGCGCTTCGAAGTGACTCGCTGGAACCAGGTGGATGCGACGAAGCGCTTCATGGATGTCGTGAAGATCACCGACAAGGTCAAGGACTCCGGCCTCATCCAGATCGAGTACGCGGACAAGAGCCCGTCCAAGGCCGCGGAAGTGGCGAATGCACTTGGCCAGCAGTATCTCGCGTCCGCCATTGCCGGCCGTCAGGCGAACGACACGCAGACGCTGACGTTCATCAAGGGCGAATTGCCTCGACTGCTTGCCGATTTGCGCAAGTCGGAAGAAGCATTGAAGACTTTCCGTGCGAAAGCCAATTCGATGCAGCCGACGGCCGAAGCGCAATCGTACTTGCAGGGCGGTCTCGATCTCGACAAGCAGATCGCGAGCCTCGAACTGCAACGTACGCAATTGCTCGACAAGTACGCGCCGGGAAGCCGCTGGATCCAGAGCATCGACGCGCAGCTCGCGCAATTGAAGAAGACGAAGTCCGACTTCGACGGCCGCTTCCAGGGCATGCCGGCGTCCGAGCGTGAGAGCGTCGATCTGATCCGCTCGCAGAAGGTCGCGGAAACCGTCTATATGGGCATGGTGCAGAAGGCCGAACAGCTGACCGTGCGTCGTGCGAGCACAACGGGTGGCGCGCACATTCTCGACAGCGCTGTGCGGCCTCATCGCCCCGTCAAGCCGGATCCGCTGATCGTGCTGCCGGGCGGCTTCGTACTCGGTCTCGTGTCGGGCGTGTTCCTCGTGTTCATGCGTCGCCATGTGCTGGTCGGCGTGACCGATCCGCGCTACGTCGAGCGTCGTCTGAGCGTGCCGGTGATCGGCGAGGTGCTGTTCAGTCATCAGCAGTCGCTGCTTGACCGCAGCTTGCCGGCCTCCGCGCGAAAACCATTGCAGGGTGCGCCTGCGCGCAACGTGGTGCCAGTGCAGCGCGGTGTGGACGGAGGCGAAGCGGCTGCCGACGAGAAGATCGATCCGTCGTTCGGCTACTCGGGCAACAAGATTCTTGCCGAGCGTTTCCCGCACGATTCGTCCGTCGAGGCGTTGCGCGCCGTTCGCACGGCGATGGCGCGCGATCTCGCCCACACCCGCAACAACATCGTGATGGTGACGGGGCCGACCACGTCGGCGGGCAAGAGCTTTGTCGCGGCGAATCTCGCGACGCTGCATGCGGAAGCGGGCGCACGTGTCGCGCTGGTCGACGGCGACATGCGTCGTGGACACCTTGCGGCGTTCTTCAGCCAGAGCAATCGCGGCGGTCTCTCGGAAGTACTCGCCGAACGTATGCCGCTGCGCGACGCATTGCGTCATGTCGGTATCGAAGGCGTGACGTTCATGTCGTGCGGCGCGCGTCCCGAGAACCCGGCTGCATTGCTGACGCGTCCTCGCTTCCGGGAAGTGCTGCAGCGCCTGAGCAATCACTTCGACATGGTGATCGTCGATACGCCGCCGTTCCTCGCCGTGACTGACGCTTCCATCATCGCAAACGAAGCCGGTGCGTCGCTGCTGGTGCTGCGCTCGGGGATGCAATCGGAAGAAGAGATTGCCGACACGGTCAAGAAGATCGAGCGCGCGGGCGGACGTGTCGCGGGTGCGGTTTTCAACGGCATTCCGTTGCGCCGCAGCACGAAGAACTACGGCTACGCCACGAACTACGCAAGCGATTTCGGGGACGTCGAGACAACCGCCTGA
- a CDS encoding response regulator receiver protein has protein sequence MFDAALLRKDFAPTIRQTSPLPSGLLHCAVGVVPCALVYIETDSAGSPNCTSDDPFCYVEQAITLNRSLKAVGLPTLTVATNVADQVMQYLEKVDADARPHVIQLAPSVLTLPKITRFYSAHFKLDMMEQLGATLREGELLMVLDTDMLALHTVDGELLARCLMTGVGAFDISDQEFSAYGDARVIADLESVAGTRLQNPRWFGGEILVASAGFISALVPRAHACFERYTHLIHELNHNGDEAFISAALNLLADDGHPIIDLGAHRMVGRHWSGNTHRDLRWFKGCSLLHLPGCKRLLERQARRPGFSAPHVWRSLVLRHELNRTVWPLRRWVRSRVRPRLHRRAAQSAARIDVLVLDPDAGRLSQLVSRLTSKGMYVMPALTTEEARNEARRLNPRVIVSSSPRGVVAADDLLEALDVQDRPVMIAFSTDDARLDWAHWDTWFPRSADPSDVVRAVTQALGAR, from the coding sequence ATGTTCGACGCAGCGCTCCTGCGCAAAGACTTCGCACCAACAATCAGACAGACGTCACCTTTACCGTCCGGCTTGCTTCATTGCGCCGTTGGCGTGGTGCCGTGCGCGCTCGTCTACATCGAAACGGATAGCGCAGGCAGCCCCAACTGCACGAGCGACGATCCCTTCTGCTATGTGGAGCAGGCCATCACGTTGAACCGGAGTCTCAAGGCAGTGGGACTGCCCACACTGACCGTGGCAACGAATGTTGCCGATCAGGTCATGCAGTATCTCGAGAAGGTCGACGCAGACGCGCGTCCGCACGTCATACAGCTGGCTCCCTCGGTACTCACGCTGCCGAAGATCACGCGCTTCTATAGCGCGCATTTCAAGCTCGACATGATGGAGCAGTTAGGCGCGACGTTGCGAGAAGGCGAACTGCTGATGGTGCTCGACACCGACATGCTCGCGCTTCACACGGTTGATGGAGAACTGCTGGCGCGCTGCCTGATGACGGGCGTCGGCGCTTTCGATATCTCCGATCAGGAGTTCTCGGCTTATGGCGATGCGCGCGTGATCGCGGATCTCGAATCCGTGGCGGGCACGCGGCTGCAGAACCCGAGATGGTTTGGCGGCGAGATTCTCGTCGCATCGGCGGGATTCATCAGCGCGCTGGTGCCGCGCGCGCACGCGTGCTTCGAGCGCTATACGCATCTCATCCACGAACTGAATCACAACGGGGACGAAGCATTTATTTCCGCTGCACTCAATCTGCTTGCCGACGATGGCCATCCCATCATCGATCTCGGCGCACATCGCATGGTCGGACGCCACTGGTCGGGGAACACGCATCGCGATCTGCGCTGGTTCAAAGGCTGTTCGCTACTTCATCTGCCTGGCTGCAAGCGCTTGCTCGAACGTCAGGCGCGTCGTCCGGGGTTCAGCGCGCCGCACGTGTGGAGAAGTCTCGTGCTGAGGCACGAACTCAACCGGACCGTGTGGCCGCTCAGGCGCTGGGTGCGCTCGCGCGTGCGGCCGCGTCTGCATCGACGCGCAGCGCAGTCGGCAGCACGCATCGATGTGCTGGTGCTCGATCCCGATGCCGGACGTCTGTCGCAACTGGTGTCGCGTCTGACGTCGAAGGGCATGTACGTGATGCCCGCGCTCACGACGGAAGAAGCGCGCAACGAAGCGCGGCGGCTCAATCCACGTGTGATCGTGAGTTCGAGCCCGCGCGGCGTCGTCGCTGCGGACGACCTGCTCGAAGCGTTGGATGTGCAGGATCGGCCTGTGATGATCGCCTTCTCGACCGACGATGCGCGGCTCGACTGGGCGCATTGGGACACATGGTTCCCACGTTCAGCCGATCCATCCGATGTCGTGCGGGCCGTCACGCAGGCGCTGGGAGCGCGCTGA
- a CDS encoding leucine-rich repeat domain-containing protein, producing the protein MSETPPSSTNPAAEDLQPSTWRRYAPWAIGGVVVLLLVILFVAFGSSRKSPDERALSELGFIKGTCSDSDTTGAKADSACLALRAQPTLTASQVAAAVPHLKDSDRKIELNLANTQIDNLDALKDLDTLESLDLTGTPIWNIDALKDMHSLKRLVLHRTEVENIAALKGLTGLQSLTLWDTRVSNLDALKSLTDLQQLDLRDTQVRDLDPLEDLPHLETLKLGGARNVRDIDALGALTSLKTLDLNETQVDSIAPLRKLRDMQALYLANTPLRDIDAIKNMPALKTLVLDGSKVDDIDGARGLSQMDTLVLARTQITNIDALKGMTNLQRLNLADTRVDNIDALKDLRNLRMLNLFRTRVRNIDALKGLTNLQELYLANTPVEDVDVLKGLTGLRELVLYGTKARNVDDLKTALPKTRIVW; encoded by the coding sequence GTGTCCGAAACGCCGCCGTCAAGCACGAACCCAGCCGCCGAAGATCTCCAACCTTCCACGTGGCGTCGTTATGCGCCGTGGGCCATCGGCGGCGTGGTCGTGCTGCTGCTCGTCATTCTGTTCGTTGCGTTCGGCTCGTCGCGCAAGAGTCCGGATGAACGCGCGCTGAGCGAACTGGGTTTCATCAAGGGCACCTGCAGCGACAGCGATACCACCGGCGCGAAAGCCGATTCGGCTTGTCTCGCGCTGCGCGCGCAGCCAACCTTGACGGCGTCTCAAGTCGCGGCCGCGGTGCCGCATCTGAAAGACTCCGATCGCAAGATCGAACTGAATCTCGCGAACACGCAGATCGACAACCTCGACGCGCTGAAAGATCTCGACACACTGGAGTCGCTCGATCTGACGGGAACACCTATCTGGAACATCGACGCGCTCAAGGACATGCATTCGCTGAAGCGTCTCGTGCTTCATCGCACGGAAGTCGAGAACATCGCGGCGCTTAAAGGACTGACCGGTCTACAATCGTTGACGCTCTGGGACACGCGCGTTTCGAATCTCGACGCGCTGAAGAGCCTGACCGATTTGCAGCAACTCGACTTGCGCGACACGCAGGTCCGCGACCTCGATCCGCTCGAAGATCTGCCTCATCTGGAAACGCTGAAACTCGGCGGCGCGAGAAACGTGCGCGACATCGACGCACTCGGTGCGCTCACGTCGCTGAAAACACTCGACCTGAACGAGACGCAGGTGGACAGCATCGCGCCGCTGAGAAAGCTGCGCGACATGCAGGCGCTCTACCTCGCCAACACGCCGCTGCGCGACATCGACGCGATCAAGAACATGCCCGCGCTGAAAACGCTCGTGCTGGACGGCTCGAAAGTGGACGATATCGACGGTGCGCGCGGGCTGTCGCAAATGGACACGCTCGTCCTCGCGCGCACGCAGATCACGAACATCGACGCACTCAAGGGAATGACGAACCTGCAAAGACTGAATCTCGCCGATACGCGCGTCGACAATATCGATGCGCTCAAAGACCTGAGAAACCTTCGCATGCTCAACCTTTTCCGCACGAGAGTTCGCAACATCGATGCCCTAAAAGGTTTGACTAATCTGCAAGAGCTTTATCTCGCGAACACGCCCGTCGAAGACGTCGATGTGCTCAAGGGTCTCACCGGGTTGCGCGAACTTGTGCTCTACGGCACCAAGGCGAGGAACGTCGACGACCTCAAGACGGCGCTGCCGAAAACACGGATCGTCTGGTAA
- a CDS encoding helix-turn-helix domain-containing protein has translation MAAAGAIGDAFCLANKLEEQLGADAPYRFSVLSEAGGFVTGGSSFPIWTQKLDRYQLSDFHAFFVACSGDPVTESSEQLVSWLSRQGPGAPACMRQKTDLSSGPVHATVPVFVLDDGLSETRPAGATPTEMALVQIERDVSADTVRRIAHALQPQVRQRMRPDADDLSIATTTEKIRESARWIRENYSKTISVSQAADSAAMSKRNYQRRFKVEFGMTPLEYLLRTRFEVVCSMLMDTDLPIDKIARRCGMGDGNRLGRIFKVRYGMSPTSFRALRHLGNANHGAVMPPAAVSSNAVQPIAAAGSLMKSAY, from the coding sequence ATGGCAGCGGCGGGAGCGATTGGCGATGCCTTTTGCCTCGCCAACAAGCTCGAAGAGCAGTTGGGCGCCGATGCGCCCTATCGCTTTTCGGTGTTGTCGGAGGCGGGTGGCTTCGTGACGGGTGGATCCAGCTTTCCGATCTGGACACAGAAACTCGACCGCTATCAGCTGTCGGACTTTCATGCATTCTTCGTCGCGTGCAGTGGCGACCCTGTCACCGAATCGAGCGAGCAGCTCGTTTCGTGGCTGTCGCGTCAGGGGCCCGGTGCGCCCGCCTGCATGCGGCAGAAGACGGACCTTTCCAGTGGCCCCGTGCACGCCACGGTGCCCGTATTCGTTCTCGACGACGGTCTCTCGGAGACGCGCCCCGCAGGCGCGACGCCGACTGAGATGGCGCTCGTGCAGATCGAGCGCGATGTGAGTGCAGATACTGTGCGCCGCATTGCGCATGCTCTGCAGCCGCAAGTGCGGCAGCGCATGCGGCCCGATGCCGACGATCTGAGCATCGCCACGACGACGGAGAAGATCCGCGAATCGGCACGCTGGATTAGAGAAAACTATAGCAAGACCATTTCCGTGAGTCAGGCCGCGGACTCGGCCGCCATGAGCAAGCGCAATTACCAGCGCCGCTTCAAGGTGGAATTTGGCATGACCCCACTTGAATACCTGCTTCGCACGCGCTTCGAGGTGGTCTGCTCGATGCTCATGGATACCGATCTGCCCATCGACAAGATCGCGCGACGGTGCGGTATGGGCGATGGCAATCGGCTCGGGCGGATCTTCAAGGTTCGCTATGGCATGTCCCCGACGAGCTTCCGCGCGTTGCGTCATCTCGGCAACGCGAATCACGGTGCTGTGATGCCGCCCGCAGCGGTCAGCAGCAATGCCGTACAACCCATTGCAGCGGCAGGTTCGCTAATGAAGTCTGCTTACTAG
- a CDS encoding ATP-grasp fold amidoligase family protein yields the protein MPTTEYAQADEEVRVTARQKAGPSETFVARELPEEAVLRGPAPSQSAVRRMKEKAKLMLPDPLFLSLLHRKCIGRYPRLIHPATFNEKILQRNLRPDPRYVRLTDKLAVREYVADKLGEEHVVPLIAAPETFTREVFDSLPDSFVMKANHGSTFVEIVRNKSETTFEKLQELADRWLSTSFYWVARERHYRRIKPRIFFEALLLDRQGHIPADFKIHCFGGHTGHPLMYILLITDRFGSHTHGDVFDAQWRRTDVMIGPYTRSPIPPPRPENLDAVLKAATTLAADFDYVRVDLYAYDNRVYFGELTFTPGAGVLPFTPDRIDYEWGELLTMKAGL from the coding sequence ATGCCAACAACCGAATATGCGCAGGCTGATGAAGAAGTGCGCGTCACCGCCCGACAGAAGGCGGGGCCGTCTGAAACGTTTGTTGCACGCGAATTGCCGGAGGAAGCCGTCTTGAGGGGGCCCGCCCCCTCGCAGTCCGCCGTGAGGAGAATGAAAGAGAAAGCAAAGCTGATGTTGCCGGACCCGCTTTTTCTGAGTCTTTTGCATCGCAAGTGCATCGGTCGTTATCCGCGGCTCATTCATCCCGCCACCTTCAACGAGAAGATTCTTCAACGCAATCTCCGTCCCGATCCCCGCTATGTACGATTGACCGATAAGCTCGCGGTCCGTGAATATGTTGCCGATAAACTCGGTGAAGAACATGTCGTGCCGCTAATCGCTGCACCCGAGACCTTTACGCGCGAGGTATTCGATAGCCTGCCCGATTCATTCGTGATGAAGGCAAATCACGGCAGTACATTCGTCGAGATCGTGAGAAACAAGTCGGAGACGACGTTCGAGAAATTGCAGGAACTGGCTGACAGGTGGCTGTCGACTTCGTTCTATTGGGTTGCGCGCGAGCGCCACTATCGGCGAATCAAACCGCGCATCTTCTTCGAAGCGTTGCTATTGGACCGGCAGGGACATATCCCCGCCGACTTCAAGATCCATTGCTTTGGCGGCCATACCGGGCATCCGCTGATGTACATTCTTTTGATCACGGACCGGTTCGGCAGTCACACGCATGGCGACGTGTTCGACGCGCAATGGCGACGTACGGATGTGATGATCGGACCCTACACGCGCAGTCCGATCCCGCCTCCGCGGCCCGAGAATCTCGATGCGGTGCTAAAGGCGGCGACCACACTGGCCGCAGATTTCGACTATGTACGTGTCGATCTCTACGCCTACGACAATCGCGTGTACTTCGGCGAATTGACCTTCACGCCAGGTGCGGGCGTGTTGCCTTTTACGCCCGATCGCATCGATTACGAATGGGGAGAGCTTCTGACTATGAAGGCCGGCCTCTGA